Part of the Sphingobium sp. TKS genome is shown below.
CTATGCCGCATCAAGGTTAATAGCGACTTAGCATTAAGAACATCGCCTTTTTACCGTCCGTCAGGCTTCCACGCGGATTAACCAATTCTTAGGCGGGGCTGTGGCACTCCTTGCCTCAATTGGATTTTCTGGGGGAAGTTGCGTGCGCATATTGGCATTGGCATCGCAAAAGGGGGGATCGGGCAAGACCACCCTGTCGGGGCATCTGGCCGTTCAGGCCCAGATGGCGGGCGCAGGTCCGGTCGTGCTGATCGACATCGACCCGCAGGGGTCGCTGGCCGACTGGTGGAACGAGCGCGAGGCCGAATATCCCGCCTTCGCCCAGACCACGGTCGCCCGCCTGGCCGCCGACCTTGAAATTCTTCGCCAGCAGGGTTTCAAGCTGGCCGTCATCGACACCCCGCCCGCGATCACCATGGCGATCCAGAGCGTCATTTCGGTCGCTGAGCTGATCGTCGTCCCGACCCGTCCCAGCCCGCACGACCTGCGTGCCGTGGGCGCCACGGTCGACCTGTGCGAGCGT
Proteins encoded:
- a CDS encoding ParA family protein → MRILALASQKGGSGKTTLSGHLAVQAQMAGAGPVVLIDIDPQGSLADWWNEREAEYPAFAQTTVARLAADLEILRQQGFKLAVIDTPPAITMAIQSVISVAELIVVPTRPSPHDLRAVGATVDLCERAGKPLIFVVNGATPKARITSEAAVALSQHGTVAPITLHHRTDFAASMIDGRTVMEVDPKGRSAGEVTQLWTYISDRLEKNFRRTVFSVPHNAVGAAGTVRPASGGFGRRVSQ